A single genomic interval of Oncorhynchus mykiss isolate Arlee chromosome 13, USDA_OmykA_1.1, whole genome shotgun sequence harbors:
- the LOC110486321 gene encoding heparan sulfate glucosamine 3-O-sulfotransferase 2-like produces the protein MAYRFMSNRIVPSSNRLSKRFIFIFTISLSFTYLCYSILFCCGTIMPTQSYEEKGCLNHKNVGSEKLLQKDCIADRRTALDETLNVALTHQGSSNARNQSRNSALPITHKRSVAPSEYNITVAQKYGNKKLPNALIIGVKKGGTRAVLEFIRIHPDVRALGTEPHFFDRNYDRGLDWYRGLMPRTLDSQITLEKTPSYFVTREAPRRIASMSPNTKLIVVVRNPVTRAISDYTQTLSKKPDIPTFEELAFQNRSQGLVDTSWNAIRIGMYILHLENWLQYFRLSQIHFVSGERLITDPAGELGRVQDFLGLKRIITDKHFYFNRTKGFPCLKKPESSSQPRCLGKSKGRTHVQIDREVIEQLRDFYRPYNIKFYEMVGQDFRWD, from the exons ATGGCATATAGGTTCATGTCAAACCGAATCGTGCCATCTTCAAATAGGTTGAGCAAACGATTTATTTTTATATTCACCATTTCATTGTCCTTCACATATTTATGCTACAGCATACTGTTTTGTTGTGGTACAATCATGCCAACCCAGAGTTATGAGGAAAAAGGGTGCCTCAATCACAAGAACGTAGGAAGCGAAAAACTTCTGCAAAAAGATTGCATCGCGGACAGGAGGACTGCTCTGGATGAGACTTTAAACGTGGCACTCACTCACCAAGGATCAAGTAATGCTCGCAACCAAAGTAGAAATTCTGCCTTGCCCATCACTCACAAACGGAGTGTTGCCCCATCCGAATATAATATTACTGTTGCACAGAAATATGGAAACAAAAAGTTACCTAACGCACTAATCATCGGGGTGAAGAAGGGCGGCACCAGAGCGGTGCTGGAGTTCATTCGAATTCATCCAGATGTGCGCGCGCTTGGAACAGAGCCCCACTTTTTCGATAGAAACTATGACAGAGGATTGGACTGGTACAG AGGACTAATGCCACGGACTCTAGACAGCCAAATCACCTTGGAGAAAACCCCCAGCTACTTTGTGACAAGAGAGGCTCCCAGACGCATCGCCAGTATGTCCCCCAACACCAAGCTGATTGTGGTGGTGCGTAACCCAGTCACCAGGGCCATCTCAGACTACACACAGACTCTGTCCAAGAAGCCGGACATCCCAACCTTCGAGGAGCTGGCCTTCCAGAACCGTAGCCAGGGTCTGGTAGACACCTCATGGAACGCTATCCGCATAGGGATGTACATCCTCCACCTAGAGAACTGGCTACAGTACTTTCGCCTCTCCCAGATCCACTTTGTGAGCGGCGAGCGGCTGATCACGGACCCGGCGGGGGAGCTGGGTCGCGTCCAGGACTTCTTGGGTCTCAAACGCATCATCACAGACAAGCACTTCTACTTTAACCGAACCAAAGGCTTCCCTTGCCTGAAGAAGCCAGAGAGCAGCAGCCAGCCCCGCTGCCTGGGCAAGTCAAAGGGTAGAACTCACGTGCAGATCGACCGGGAGGTCATTGAGCAGCTCCGGGACTTTTATAGGCCTTATAATATCAAATTCTATGAGATGGTGGGGCAAGACTTTAGGTGGGATTGA